Below is a genomic region from Leptospira bourretii.
CAAAAAGACGAAGAGAATGCACTTGTAAAAGAGCTTGTTCGCTTCTATGTCACAGAAATTGCCGACAACTATAGCCCTACCGTCCGAGAATCTGTCCTTCGCTTTGTAGCACCCATTCGGCTTTTTTCTGGTGGGTTTCTCAAAGGTTCGATGATCCCTCATGTGGGCGGAAAAACAGAAGTAGTGAAGGCATTATCTTCTAAATACAATTTATTGTATGCTCCCACTCATAGATCTCACTTAGATTCTGTAGAAGTTGCTTATTCATTATTTCATTTGGGACTACCTGTTCCTCGTTATGCGGCCGGTATCAATTTAATGTCGAATCCATTTTGGGAATGGATGTTAAAATCACTTGGTGCCTATGCGGTCGATCGTGAACGAACACGCAACAGTTTGTATTTGGAATGTTTAACTTTATATTCACAAGTAATGTTAGAACAAGGAATTCCTTCCCTTGTTTATCCAGAAGGCACTCGTTCGAGGACCGGAGGAATTGTTCCAGTCAAAACGGGACTACTCACAACTGCGGTGAATGCATTCCGAAGTTCAGGAACAGAGATTGTGATTGTACCCATTTCTGTTTCTTACGAAACCGTTCCGGAAGATAACCAGTTCTGCAATATGCCAGAAGAGTTAGGAATGGCAGGTTTTCTTGCAAAACGTTCCAATGTGTATGTAGAGTTTTGTGATCCAATTCCTATCTCGGAATATGCGCACACGGAAGATCCAACTTTGGAACTCAGTTACCGGATCACCAAAGGTTGGAAACAATATCATAAAATTTTGCCAAATCAGATTGTTGCAAAAATTTTAGTTGAAAATGATTTCTCTGTCGAAGTTTCGCAGAGTACGATGTTAGTTGAAGATTTTATTTCCCGTCATAATGGAAACTTTCTCATCAAAGATCCTGAAGAAGTTTGGGAAAAAGGAAAAAAGATTTTAGAAAAAAGGAAGATGATCGAAGAATCCAACCGAGTGGTTCATTCCAAAAATGATGCATTACTTTTGTATTACGCGAATATGATTCCTGAAGACGAAGATAAAAAATACTAATCAGTTCTAAAAAACAAAGAATAAAGGTAAGAAAGTTTTTTTCTTATCTTTATCCGTTCTGAATGGGGAGTTTTCCCCGTTTGCGGATATAAACTGTTTTTTCCAGTTTTGCGATCACTTCACCTTCTTCGTTTTTGACATCCGTCGTAAAAAGATAATCCCCTTTTTTCTTCACTTCGATTTCGTCTTTGATCTTTTGGATCTCTGTTTCTGGGATTCGAAATTCGGCAATCACCTTCCCCATTCCCGGTTTGACAAAGATCATATTACCAGCTTTGTCCCAAACAATATAATCGGAACCCAATCTTTCCAAAAGAATTAACATAAAAAATGGATCGCACATGGAATATAAGGATCCACCAAAATGAACTCCCACATAATTCTTGTTATAGAATCTTAATTTCATTTCCGAACGAAAATACGAAAAATCGGGAGCTATTTCTTTGATTCGGATTCCTGCTCCCACATACGGTGGATAAAAGTTATATAACCAAATTTTGAATCTTTTTTTCCAAGATCTAAAGTTCTTCAAAGATTTGGTTCCTTTCTCTTTTGTTTCGAATTGATCAAATACACGGCAAGGATTGCCAAACATCCACCAATGATCACTGGAATTTGGACTACTTCATTCAAAATCAAAAAACTACTCAAATAGGCAGAGAGAGGGACAATGAAGATAAAACTACTCGCAATTTCTGATCCAAGCCTTGTCGCTGCATAAAAATAAACAGTAGTTCCAAAGGTAGTTGAGATCACTGTTAAGTAAAAGATAGAAGCCCAGAAGGAAAAACCCATATCCCAAACTTTCCAAAAACTGGGATCGTTAAAACAAAATAGAAATTCAATGATAGAACCCACTGCATAAACATAAAAACTATATGTTACGGGCGACATCGACTTACCAGTCTTTTGGCTATTGAGAGAAAGAATTGCCCAAACAAAAGAACATAACAAAAAGAATAAGTTACCAGATAACAATAAATAATCGATACTAATCTTCCATACTTGTAAAATCACAAGCCCACCGATAAATCCAAAAAACAATCCTATCACTTGGCGTTTGGAAATTCGTTTTTTTTGTACAAGCACTACTATAAAAAAAGTAACGATGGGATTGAGCGTAGTGACAAGGACTCCTCCTGCTCCCGGAAGCCCATTCTTTAAACCCATAAAGAAGAATTGATTATAGAAAGTATAAATGATTCCACCTATGAGAACATTCCAATAATCCTTTCCCGTTTTGAGTAAAAAAGGAATCCTCATCACAAGAAGCAGTGGAATCACGGAAAGAAAAGTAGCTAAAAATCGCCAGAAAACTAAGACAGAAACGGGAACAGTCCCAGCGATCATTTTTCCAATGGGCCAAGAAATCCCCCAAGAGACCATTGCAAGTATCAGTAAGAGTAAAAATTTTAGGTTCAAATATAGTTTCCTTTCAACAAAAAGTTGAGAACGTATGTGGTGCCAAAGGAAATAGGAATTCCAATTCCCAACATAAGGCTTGCTAAATGGGGAGAAATGTTTTTTTCAATTGTGATGACTGTGGAAGTGACCATAGGAGCCATTGCCGATTCCAAAACAATGGTTTGAAAAAGTAAGGAATCTTCTTTCAACGGAGAATACATCCAATAGACAAAGATGGGTGCGAGGACGAGTTTAAACCCTAGACCCAAAGCCAAAACCTTTCCATGACCTGCGATGGTTCTCATGTCCAACATATACCCGACAGAAACCAAAGCAAGCGGGGTAAGAGTATCACCCAAACGGAGTAGGACTAGTTTGAATGCTTCTGGATACGGAAATTGCCTAGTGACAATGGCAACAAACAGAGCGTAGATGGGAGCAAATCCCAACACTCGTTTTACAAGAGTGGAAAAGTCCCATTTCCCATCCATAGCAATAGATGCCAAAATGATTCCTGGAAAACTTAAAACCATAAAAGTTCCAAGTTGGTCTGCCAAAATTCCATAACCAAGGGAAGTTTTGCCTAAATAAGTTTCGAGTAAGGGGAATCCAACAAAGGATGTGTTCCCAAGACCTGCAGTTAACACCAAACAGACGGCTGTATGAAATTTTAAAAATTTTAGTTTGTACAATCCAAGAAAGAATACAATTGCAGTCCCAAAAACCACCCAAGGCATAGACGAAGGCAAAAGAGAAGTCGCATCTACTTTTAACTCATGGACATGATACAAAACAAGGGAGGGCAAAGAAACAAAGAGAATAAACCCATTTAACACCTTGGGAGTGGTTTCAGGAAATTGAGGTAATCTTCGGAAAAACAAGCCCAACCCAAAACAAATCCCCAAAAGTAAAAAATTTTCCATACTAATTAAAAAGAAAGAAAGGTCTCAATTGCTTTCGAATCAAAGAAAACACCTTCTTTTTGTCTAGGGGCTTCGAGTCCATCCCGCACCATCTCTGCATACCCATTGGCAAAATATAAATACTTAGTAGGTAACTTATTTGTCATGTCGTAGGCTGCTTGTTCTAAAAACTCAGCCAGTAAGAAAACTTGATAGGTTACATCGGCAATATAAACACGATTCATATCCTTCCAATCTTTGGATTCATTTTTAATGCAGTGTTCCAGTTCCTTTCGTTTGGTTTGAAAAACTTCGAATGCGTTCTTTAATTCCTGATGGTTCTCAACAGACTTTGTTAGTTCATCCAACAAAGATTGGAATGCAGTATATACCTTTGGTTTTTGTAAAGCATGCAAACAATGATCGGTAATGATGAGATGGGTTCCTTCCCAAGTTTCATTGATGATGGAATCGTTATGTAGACGAGGGAGAGGAGAAAAGTCACCAATGATTCCGTTACCACCTAAAGTAAGGATTGCTTTTTGAGTGATATAACTTGCTTGGGAAGAAGATTTATATTTCATGAGTGGAACGGTAATCTCTGCCGCATCATGATCTTTTTCAGATAAATTAGCCGAACGAAAGTTCACAAAACAATTTCCTGTTTGTAAAATTTGCATTTCCGCTAAGGTCTTTGTAAAAGAAGGAAATTCTAAAATCTTTTTCCCGTATGCTGTCCTAAACTTTGCATACTCAGATGCTTCCATCACAGACCTTCTTGCATTCCCACTGGAACCAAGTCCCACATGCAATCGAGAGGTTTTGATGATATAACGGATGAGATTCACAAGTCCATGACCAGGACGACCAAACTCTTCTGCTTCTACTTTGTCATAAATAATTTCTACAGTGAGTTTTCCGCGTGATCCAATGATATCTTTTTTACGCAAAATATGGTGTCCATTGAGTTCCCCATTTTCTTTGATCCTGGGAACAAGGAACATACCAACGGTATTCGTTCCTTCTATCTTTGCCGTTGTGACCCAAAGATCTCCCGGGTTAGAACAAAACCATTTTTCACCAGTTAACTCCCATTTGCCGTTTGGAAGTTTTTTTGCAATGGTTCGATTGGCAGAGACATTACTCCCGCCCACTCTTTCTGTTACATATTGTCCGGCCATAAAATGAGAAGAACTTCCTTTTCCTGCAACAAGAGGGAGGTATTTTTTCTTTTGTTCTTCTGTTCCAATTTTTTTGAGTGCAAGGATGATTCCATCGGTCATTGCCAAAGGACAGGCAACACCACCTTCTCCATTCATATTCATTAAATAAGTGAGCGCATAACGATGAATATGTGTGAAATCAAATTTCCACTCAGGATGAAAATCTAAATTCACCACACCGTGATCATAAGAAATCTTTCGTGCTAATTTTTGTTCTTCAGAATATTTGATAAAATCGATTCGTTTTCCGGTCCTGTCAAACTTAACGACCTCACCATACTTTCCTTCTTTGTGGCATTCTTCCGTGAGTTCATCCAAAATCCCACCGACGAGTTCTCCATATTTCCGGATATGTTCTTCCATTGCTTTTTTGTGATCCGGTGCAAAAGATTCAGCATAACGGTGAACCACTCGTTGTAAGGCGGGATCAATGTCGTAAAAGTTTTTACCTCGAACTCCCTTGTATTCGGAAATATCGAACGGTTGTAAAGAAGGATGTTCTGAAATATGGTGGCTCATTCTTCCAGTTCAAAAAAAGGAATAGGATTCACTAGCAAAAAAGTCGCCCCGGTTTGAAATTGGTTCTAGAGTCGATTCTGTATGGTCCAAAGAGTAGAAGCGAAAAAATCCAAACAAATTCTGCAGGATGTGATCTTCGAACTCCAGAACATTTCTGAGTCCATGTTGTGGTTTTTGTCGTACGACCGGCTTTCTGAACTTTTAGAAATCAGAAAGGAAGAATGCCTTCGCAAAGTTTATCAATTCAAAGCGGCAAAACCGCAAATGACACTATCTGGGGGATTCCATGAAGTGGATGGAGACCTCCTCATTGATTTTCTCGCCTGGAGTTTGGAATTAGACGAAGTCGCAGAAGAGTTCCTGAGAGGTGGAATTTTTTTTAGCGAACGCCCGTTATATGAACTTCGCGAATCCTATAAAACCCTTGTCCAAAAAACAATCGCCAATCATAAATTAGATAGGGAACTTCTATTACTTCTGACAGCGGCCACCGTTGATTATGATGATGCCGTTGATTCTTATCTCATGGATAAATTCGAAATTGATTTTTTTGTGAGACGTTCCATCCATCAATTTTTAGAAAAATTCGAAATCCATCCAGAGTTCGGAGCGGAAGAATTTTTATATGAATATTTAAAAAGCCTGATCCCCACAAAGATACTCAACTTCCGCGACATCACTCGTGAGTTTAGAGATAGAACCTATTACGAGTTATATGGTAGATTTCGAGAAACCAAAAAGAAAAAAAAGAAAATCGTAAAAACAGTTTCTGATGAAGTCAAAGACTTACTTGCTTTTTTTGATTTAGAACCGGGTGCGGGTATCAGCGACGTTAAAAAGAAATTCAAAGAACTTTTAAAAAAATACCATCCCGATATCAATAAAAAAGGGGAAGAGATGACCAAACGAATTATCTTAAAATACAATCGTTTGGTAGAGCTTTTAGGATCTTAATTGAACCCGTTTATCGTCTTCTTTCCTTAATTGATTCACTCCACCTTTATTTCAACTGAATCTGAAAATGATATTTCACACGTATCTCATCTTTAGCTTTCATAAAAAGAAGGGATGGATTTTCTAATTCGAATTCCGAAAACTTAACCATAACAGATCCATCAATCTGAATGGATGTGTTGTTTTCCTGTTTTACCATTGCATCAGTGGAAAAATCTTTAGTATTTCCATGAATGGTTAATTTGCCTTTGATAGTGTAGATTTGATCTTTTCCAGGTTGGACCGATTCGATTTTTACCAAAATGTTTGTTGAATCTGGATATCCCAAAATTTCCTGAATATGAGAGTCTCTATTTGTATCTCCAGAAGAAATTTTCAAAAGTGGAATTTTGATTTCAAAAGGAGATTTTAAAATGTAATGATTTCCCGAAACTTGGATGTTTGGTGTATCCATCTGGATTTCATTGCAAACACCCGTTACGTTCTTTGTCGTATGTTCTACAAAGAACTCAATATTCTTATTTGTGACTTCCGCCGCAAAAAGATTTGTCTTTAAAAACAAAACCAACAATGAAACAATTATTTTTTTCATAAAATCGAACCTATCCTTAAATTTAAAAATGAAATGATGACGCAGACAATTGATATGACAACACTATATCTTCATTTCGAAAAAGGATTATACCGAATCCTATTGTAAATAAATAATCCGACCATCCCATTTGTAAAACAGCGGATATAAAGTTGTGACCACTGGCGAAAGTATCGCCAAACTGATCCATAAATACCGCTCCCAAAACTTAGAAACCTTCCAAAACTCTATGGAATACAAAATCAAAACAGGAGTGGAAAGAATTGCAAACACTCGATTTGTATCATATGTTAACATAGAAATGATATAACAACTGATAAAGGTGGAAATTGAAATTGGTCTTTTATACATTAAGTATAAAATAAGCGGCCACAATCCATGAAAAAGGCCAAGTGTACCCAAAATTGGCTCTGAAACATTCATACGAATGAATTCTTTTCCGATCATATTGGAAAAAACAGAAACCCGAGTTTGATTCCAACTCAACTCCGTATTGAAAAAAAGATACACTAGTAAAAAAATATATAAAAACCCTGACAAAACAAGGGAGGCAGAAATTATTTTCCATCGGGAACGATCATCCAAAAACAAAACGAAACTAACGAACCAAGTCAAAACGATAAACTGAAAACAATGATTTGAAAATCCTAAAAACAAAATGAAAGTTAAAATGACCCATTTCCATTTTGAAGAAATTTCACTGATGAGTGTAATGATATAAATACAAATTAGTAAAAAAGTAATCGGATCTGAAAATCCAATCCAAGTTTTAAAAATTAAGTACAGTGGACTAGAGGCAATGAGTATGGCCAAACCAAATCCAAAAGTCCAATGGTATCGAAAAGAAACAAAACAAACAATGAACATACCAGAAAGAACATTAATAAAATCCAAAATGGAAACAATATCCTCGGGCATCACCACAAGGCCAGTGGCCCAAAGAAACCAAGGAGTAAAAAATTGATCCCAGGGGGTGGCCGAACTAATCGGGTTTAAACTCAAAGGATAAAATCCTGAGTTAAAAACCTTAGCTTCAAAAGAAGAAAAAAACAATTTCCCAGGTAACCACTTAAAAATAAAAAAAGAAAGTAAAACGGTAAAAAAGGCAAAAACTTTCGATTTAAATTTTGAATTAGTTAACTTCATTTAGGTGAAGAAATAGGAATCGAACCTTTCCAGGTAGAAACACCACTTCCTTCTATAGGATAGGGTTTACCTAAATATTTGGGTGGAGTATCCCATTGGATGTCCCACCATGCAAGAACTCTTGCAGAAAACTCTCTAAACGAATAATAGGTTTCTTTTTTATAAGTTCTTAGATTGCATTCATAACCGTATAACTCAAGTTCTAACTCTTTTCCTAAATAAATGGCTCTTGGCAAAAAGAAAGATTGGCTGACAAAGATGGCTTTTTTCACAAGAAAAACTTCTTTCGCACGAATGAGAGTATCAAGTGTTCGAAAACCAGCATGATCCACAAAAATATCCTCTGGTTTTACTTTATGGTTCAACATAAATTCTAACATAGGCCGAAGTTCGTTGTAATCTGATTTACCATTGTCTCCAGAAAGTAAGATTTTTTTCACGCGGCCAGTGTTATACAAATCCAAACCGCAAGCCAAACGATCCATGAGAATCGGCGAGGGAGTTTTTCCATAAACAGCGGCGCCGGGAACAATCGCCACTTCCGCTTCAGGGATTTCCATTGGCAAATCAGAATGAACAGAAGTTTGGTATACGTACCAAAACCTGAGATTGGTTGCCAATGCGACAAAACTCAAGAATCCAAAAACAAGAATCATTCCAAGAAATAGGGATTTCCACTTGACCCTTGAGAGGAATCGGAGCGTCTTATTTATGTAGGCCAAACGGTTCGTCATGAAGAAAAAAATTAAAGAGATTACGTCTGTTTTTTCACAGGACAATCCGAAAATCAAGAAACAGATTGATAAGGTGAAAGAAAAAGGTCACCAACGGATGACCATTCTTGTCATTCCTCATGGATATGATAGTTCTTTCCACTTCCAAATTTCACATTTTACCATTCTATTTTTTTTGGCCTTAACGGTAGGTCTACTTAGTCTTGCTATCTTTGGAATTGTTGGTTCGAGTACGACCCAAAGCCAAATCAAACAACTCTCCAAAATTTACGGAACTTATTTTGATACATACATCACTCATGCCAATCAATTGGAAGAAATGAAAGAAGAGTATTCGAGACTAAATGAAAGTATGTTAGAACTCTTCACTCTCATTGATGGACAAGATGATGAACTTTTAAAAATTCCCGCAGAAGACTTCATCGAAACTGTTGCTGTCGAATCTCTCCAAAAAGAAGAAAAAGAAGACAAACAACTGGATGTGGGTCGTAAGTACTTAAGTGAAATTTATGAACTACGCCAATTAAAACACCGAATGGACAATTACCAACGTTTGGTGGAAGCAAACTACCAATTTTTATACCAGCGTTCTGACATTTTATCTAGGTCACCTCTTTTTAATCCCATGTATTCTTACAACTTAACTTCTCCTTTTGGAATGAGAAAATCACCTACCACTGGTTATTGGGAATATCATGATGGTTTGGACATGGCAAATGCAACAGGCACTCCTATTTATGCTTCCGCACCAGGACGAGTGGTTAGAGTTACTTATTCCAACGTAGGATATGGACACCATGTCATCATCCAACATGACTTCGGCTTTAGCACGTTATATGGACACTGCTCAAGAATCTATGTCAGAACAGGACAAGAAGTCAAAGCTGGCGAACAAATTGCCGAAGTGGGTGCAACAGGGAATGTAACCGGGCCCCATTTACATTACGAAATATTTATTTCCGAAGAAGGAAAAACTGATCCAGAGCAATACATGCAAGCCGGAGTTTACTGATTGCCTAAGAAAGAAAATCCTGCCAAACGAATTGCAGAACTTCGCAAAGAGATCCAAAAACATAACGATCTCTACTATAAAAAAAACACACCTAAAATTTCAGACAAAGAATTTGATCTTTTAGTCAAAGAACTACAATCTTTAGAGAAAGCTAACCCGAATTTGGTGGTAGAATCCTCCCCCACCTTACAAGTTGGATCAGACCTTTCTCCGCAATTTAGCAAATTCAAACACAAAGTTCCCGTTTTATCATTAGAAAACACATACAATGAAACAGAACTCTCTGAATGGTTGGAAAAAACTGGAATCGATGAGTTTTATTCTCTAGAATGGAAAATTGATGGCGCTTCCATCTTGTTATACTATGAAAACGGGAGTCTCGCACATTGTGTGACAAGGGGATCTGGCGGGATCGGAGACATTGTCACTGAAAATGTCAAAACCATCGAATCCATTCCACAAACACTTTCTGAACCCTTGAACCTATCGGTTCGGGGAGAAATCTTTATGACTTTCGCTGACTTTGAAGAATTCAACGAAGAATATGGTGGAAAGTTTGCCAATCCAAGGAACTTGGCTGCGGGTTCTATCAAACAAAAAGACCCGCAAGACGTCGCCAAACGTCCGTTACGAATCTACGTATATGATGTGTATTTTTCTTCTTCTAGAAAAGGAACTAACAAACATAAAGATATTGTTGCATTATTAAAAAAAGAAAAGTTTCCTCTTGCTCCCGATTCCACCATCATCCAAGGAAAAACCCTTCTCAAAGAGATTGAATCCTTTCGCAAAAAAAAAGACAAAATGCCATTCCCTGTGGATGGACTTGTGATCAAACTGGATGACCTAAACCTTCGTGAAAGTTTAGGAGAAACAAGCCAGTCACCTCGTTGGGCTCGTGCCTTTAAGTTTGATGCATTACTCAAAGAAACCACTATTGAAGAGATTGACTTTGCGATTGGACGAACAGGTAAAATCACACCTAGGGCAAAGGTGACTCCAATTTCTCTTGCCGGAACCACAGTCACTTACGCCACCTTACACAACCAAGACTATATTGACCAACTGGGTGCAGGGATTGGAGCAAAAGTATTAATCTCCAAACGCGGAGAAATCATACCCGCTGTTGAGAAAGTAACAGTACCACCCAAATCTGTTTTCGTATTACCCAAAGAATGCCCTGCTTGTAAAACTAAACTAACAAAAGTAGACGACTCTGTAGATTTTTTTTGCACCAACCGTAATTGTCCTGAACGTAAACTAAACCAACTCATATTCTTTTGTTCCAAAAAACAAATGAACATCGAAGGACTTGGTGAAAGACAAATTCAAATTTTCTTTGAAAAAGGTTGGGTCAAAGACATTCCAGATTTATACACATTAAACAAACACAAAAACACCATACTAGAGTTAGATGGTTTCGGAGAAAAATCAGTCAAAATCATTTTTGATGCGATTCAAAAATCCAAAGAAAAAGATTTTCGTTTCACTTTACCTTCGATTGGACTGAACGAAGTGGGACCCAAAGTCACAGAAATTCTCATTGAACATGGATTTGACTCTTGGGAAAAACTAGTCACACTAGCCAAATCCAAAAATGCCGAAGAAGAATTAACCTCCATCCACGGCATCGGCCCAAGAACGATTGATGCCTTACTAACTCACTTAAAAGATAAAGAAACACTAAAACTCGTTAGTACTCTTATCAAACTCGGCCTTAAATTCCAAGCAGACGAAACAGAAAAAAGCGACATACAACCGTTTGTTGGCCAAAGTTGGTGTGTAACAGGAAGTTTCGAAAACTTCCAACCTCGCGACGTCGCGATGGATCTCATCACCAAACATGGTGGCAAAAAAGTTTCAGGTGTCTCTTCCAAAACCACTCATCTACTTTATGGCCCCGGTGCTGGTTCGAAACTCGAAAAAGCAACTGAACTCGGTGTGACTTTGGTATCAGAACCAGAGTTTTTAATGTTATTAAAAAAAGAAGGGATACCGTTACCGTAAAACAATTTATACGCTACCACAACTTCCTTAATTTTGTTTTTGATGGTTGTCCTGGGCACCTCGAATCCGTTAGTCGATTAGCATTCAATTCTGTAACGACCGCGCTATACGCTCCAATCTTTCCAATCGGTTAGTTGATTAAAATAAGTCAGTTTATGGAAAGGATTTCCGCTGCTATCGCTGGCGCGGGGGATTGGCTGGAGGATTCTCAAAAAAAGACTTGAAACAACTTAATTAAAACTCTTTCATTAAGACATACTCAATTGTTGGAATATGACTATGAAAGTTTTGCTAGACATCAAAGATAATAAAGCTCAGTCGCTAATGGAAGTATTGAAAGGACTTTCTTATGTTAAAACAAAGACTATCACAGATTCGAATGCGGAATTTCTAGAAAATGCGAGAACAGCTGTAGATGAAATGAATCAAGTGAAGGCTAAAAAAATAAAACCGAAGGTTGCTAGAGATTTTCTAAGTGGAATATAATGTTTTTACACTACCTAGCTTTGAACGACAAACTAAACGTCTTATAAAAAAATATCCTTCTTTAAGGCAGGAATTACTCACTCTTGTTGATTCATTAAGACTTAATCCGTTTCAAGGAACTTCACTTAACAACAACTGTCATAAGATACGGATTCCAATTGCTTCAAAAGGAAAAGGAAAATCTGGCGGAGGAAGGGTCATTACACACACAGTGATTAAGGATCGTTCGATCTATTTAATCTTGATTTACGATAAATCCGAAATCAATTCCATCTCAGACAAAGAAATAAACGATATACTTAAAGGAATTTCTTAACACACCCTTCCCACCCATCCGATTCCCAAAAGGATGGTTTCTCTTCTCCTTTGTATTTCCCTCCTCCTCAACACCTACTCCCTGCTAAATTCTAGATTCCTACTCTTAGAAATTGCCTTCCTCAAATCCCAGCTCATCGCATACAAAAGAAAAAGGAAAATCTTCCACACAAAACCAAACGAAAGAATGATTTTGGTTCTGATCTCCTATCTTCTCCCCAACTGGGAATCTTCGTTAATGATTGTTTCTCCAAACACTTTACTCAAATGGAGAGAAAAGAAATTCCAACTTTTCTGGACACTTCTCTCTCGAAGGAAAATACCAGGTAGACCAAACATCCCTTGGGATCTTATCAAACTCATTCGAAGAATTGCCAAAGAAAACAGAATTTGGGGAGCCACCAAACTTCACGGGATTTTAATCAAATTAGGACTAGTTGTATCAGAAAGAACTGTTTCTCGTTATATTCCCAAAAGACCAACGGATCCTAGAAAAAGACTTTCTTGGAACCAGTTCTACAGCCTGCATTCCTGTTCTCTCATAGTATCTGATTTGTTTAGTGTCATCTCGTATCATTTAAGAGAGATCTACAAAGTGATCTTCTTTCTAGACATACAAACAAGACAAATCCTTCACTTTGACATTCATACTAAACCAACAACAAGTTGGGTGAGACGAGTCATCAAATTTGCTTTTAGAAAAAAAGGATTGGAGAAAACATCTTATCTGATTACAGATAACGATACTTTATTTGGAAAACGATTCACTCGGTATTTGGAGAGGCTT
It encodes:
- a CDS encoding type II toxin-antitoxin system RelE/ParE family toxin, which codes for MEYNVFTLPSFERQTKRLIKKYPSLRQELLTLVDSLRLNPFQGTSLNNNCHKIRIPIASKGKGKSGGGRVITHTVIKDRSIYLILIYDKSEINSISDKEINDILKGIS
- the ligA gene encoding NAD-dependent DNA ligase LigA, whose translation is MPKKENPAKRIAELRKEIQKHNDLYYKKNTPKISDKEFDLLVKELQSLEKANPNLVVESSPTLQVGSDLSPQFSKFKHKVPVLSLENTYNETELSEWLEKTGIDEFYSLEWKIDGASILLYYENGSLAHCVTRGSGGIGDIVTENVKTIESIPQTLSEPLNLSVRGEIFMTFADFEEFNEEYGGKFANPRNLAAGSIKQKDPQDVAKRPLRIYVYDVYFSSSRKGTNKHKDIVALLKKEKFPLAPDSTIIQGKTLLKEIESFRKKKDKMPFPVDGLVIKLDDLNLRESLGETSQSPRWARAFKFDALLKETTIEEIDFAIGRTGKITPRAKVTPISLAGTTVTYATLHNQDYIDQLGAGIGAKVLISKRGEIIPAVEKVTVPPKSVFVLPKECPACKTKLTKVDDSVDFFCTNRNCPERKLNQLIFFCSKKQMNIEGLGERQIQIFFEKGWVKDIPDLYTLNKHKNTILELDGFGEKSVKIIFDAIQKSKEKDFRFTLPSIGLNEVGPKVTEILIEHGFDSWEKLVTLAKSKNAEEELTSIHGIGPRTIDALLTHLKDKETLKLVSTLIKLGLKFQADETEKSDIQPFVGQSWCVTGSFENFQPRDVAMDLITKHGGKKVSGVSSKTTHLLYGPGAGSKLEKATELGVTLVSEPEFLMLLKKEGIPLP